One genomic region from Amycolatopsis sp. FBCC-B4732 encodes:
- a CDS encoding cobalamin B12-binding domain-containing protein — protein MTTFQIEQTPDRPAVSAGPPLKFVLSSVESDSHMWNLVALQLIMEEMGHEVVNLGACVPVGRLLAACHDERPDCLVISTINGHGHVDGARVISALRSDAVLAGLPAVIGGKLGVHGDANSALEAELLALGYDAVFHVGAGDSGQAIESFREFVAANIRTLR, from the coding sequence ATGACCACCTTCCAGATCGAGCAGACCCCGGACCGGCCCGCCGTGTCCGCGGGGCCCCCGCTGAAGTTCGTCCTGTCCAGCGTCGAGTCCGACTCGCACATGTGGAACCTCGTCGCCCTCCAGCTGATCATGGAGGAAATGGGCCACGAGGTCGTCAACCTCGGTGCCTGCGTCCCGGTCGGGCGGCTGCTGGCCGCGTGCCACGACGAGCGGCCGGACTGCCTGGTGATCAGCACCATCAACGGCCACGGCCACGTCGACGGCGCCCGGGTGATCTCCGCGCTGCGCTCCGACGCCGTCCTGGCCGGGCTGCCCGCCGTGATCGGCGGCAAGCTCGGCGTCCACGGCGACGCGAACAGCGCGCTGGAGGCCGAGCTGCTGGCGCTGGGCTACGACGCGGTCTTCCACGTCGGCGCCGGCGACTCCGGCCAGGCGATCGAGTCGTTCCGCGAGTTCGTCGCCGCGAACATCCGGACCTTGCGGTGA
- a CDS encoding MbtH family protein yields MSNPFEDENGTFLVLVNAENQHSLWPSTVDVPAGWRTVHGEDTRAACLEYVEKNWTDLRPASLVAAMR; encoded by the coding sequence ATGAGCAACCCCTTCGAAGACGAGAACGGCACCTTCCTGGTCCTGGTCAACGCCGAGAACCAGCACTCGCTCTGGCCATCCACAGTGGACGTCCCGGCCGGCTGGCGGACCGTGCACGGCGAGGACACCCGCGCCGCCTGCCTCGAGTACGTCGAGAAGAACTGGACCGACCTGCGCCCGGCGAGCCTCGTCGCCGCGATGCGCTGA
- a CDS encoding asparagine synthetase A: protein MEHTDPPDPRTHLTSETTRHVLGLQHKLLTEARAFLGARGFTELLPPVIGPVTDPGGRGAKQVDVDFYGHRYKLMTSAILYKQASLLGFSKIFYVAPNVRLEPLETANTSRHLAEFHQLDVEVAGASRDDVLDLLQDLVAHVVRRVVEDAGDVLEALGRDSGAFTDLLGGAFGRLSHATAVETLRELGHPQSADAEIDWAGEAILSEKHARPFFLVDYPKGSRGFYDRESVSAPGVLRNFDLIAPEGYGELCSGSEREHDYGRIVTRMRETGENPAKYAWYLDLVRTGIPASSGFGLGVQRFTRYVAGLDAVWQATAFPKLPGVVSP, encoded by the coding sequence ATGGAGCACACCGATCCGCCGGACCCGCGCACGCACCTGACCTCGGAGACCACCCGGCACGTGCTGGGCCTCCAGCACAAGCTGCTCACCGAGGCGCGCGCGTTCCTCGGCGCCCGCGGCTTCACCGAGCTGCTGCCGCCGGTGATCGGCCCGGTCACCGACCCGGGCGGGCGCGGCGCGAAGCAGGTGGACGTCGACTTCTACGGCCACCGCTACAAGCTGATGACCAGCGCGATCCTGTACAAGCAGGCGTCGCTGCTCGGCTTCTCGAAGATCTTCTACGTCGCCCCGAACGTGCGGCTGGAGCCGCTGGAGACGGCGAACACGAGCCGGCACCTCGCCGAGTTCCACCAGCTCGACGTCGAGGTCGCCGGCGCGTCCCGCGACGACGTGCTCGACCTGCTGCAGGACTTGGTGGCGCACGTGGTGCGCCGGGTCGTCGAGGACGCGGGCGACGTGCTGGAAGCACTCGGCCGCGACTCGGGCGCGTTCACCGACCTGCTCGGCGGCGCGTTCGGCCGGCTGTCGCACGCGACCGCCGTCGAGACGCTGCGCGAGCTCGGGCACCCGCAGAGCGCGGACGCCGAGATCGACTGGGCGGGCGAGGCGATCCTGTCCGAGAAGCACGCGAGGCCGTTCTTCCTCGTCGACTACCCGAAGGGCTCGCGCGGGTTCTACGACCGGGAAAGCGTTTCGGCGCCGGGTGTCCTGCGCAACTTCGACCTGATCGCGCCGGAGGGGTACGGCGAGCTGTGCTCCGGCAGCGAGCGGGAGCACGACTACGGCCGGATCGTCACGCGGATGCGCGAGACGGGCGAGAACCCGGCCAAGTACGCGTGGTACCTCGACCTGGTCCGCACCGGCATTCCCGCCAGCTCCGGGTTCGGCCTGGGGGTGCAGCGGTTCACGCGGTACGTGGCCGGGCTGGACGCGGTGTGGCAGGCGACGGCGTTCCCGAAGCTGCCGGGGGTGGTCTCGCCGTGA
- a CDS encoding methylaspartate mutase: MTAARSVFSAFVAEHRRRRTLVVQPRMGFSEPEAMRRGLRAVAGAGVPAVGTVTLDSYTRTGQHDLAAMSVQSGVPLNGFPLVALGPAVTAGLVADLPGFPVQVRHGSAQPEDIFAVMLEAGLDASEGGPVSYCLPYSSVPLRTAAKAWSRSASLLAGQADRGVDCHLESFGGCMLGQLCPPGLLVALSVLECLFFAEHGVRSVSASYAQQTSPEQDAEALWAMRRLCAEELAGVDHHLVLYTYMGLFPESAAGARELVAESVRLAVRTGTERLIVKTTAEAHRIPTVEENISALQLAHATALAEPAPAGPPGETEVYAQARLLVDEVRSLAPTLTEALPAAFERGLLDVPYCLHPDNGGETRCVLDDEGRLQWWHTGRMPLPPALGGRRGDDRVSATRLLADLSYHRRRLDPVLS, translated from the coding sequence GTGACCGCTGCCCGGTCGGTGTTCAGCGCGTTCGTGGCCGAGCACCGCCGCCGCCGGACGCTCGTCGTCCAGCCGCGGATGGGATTCTCGGAACCGGAAGCGATGCGACGCGGGCTGCGCGCGGTGGCCGGCGCCGGCGTCCCGGCCGTCGGCACGGTGACGCTCGACAGCTACACCCGCACCGGGCAGCACGACCTCGCCGCGATGTCCGTCCAGTCCGGGGTCCCGCTCAACGGCTTCCCGCTGGTGGCGCTGGGCCCGGCCGTCACCGCCGGGCTGGTGGCGGACCTGCCCGGGTTCCCGGTCCAGGTGCGCCACGGCTCGGCGCAGCCCGAAGACATCTTCGCCGTGATGCTCGAAGCCGGCCTCGACGCCTCCGAAGGCGGGCCGGTGTCCTACTGCCTGCCCTACAGCAGCGTCCCGCTGCGGACTGCGGCGAAGGCGTGGTCGCGCTCGGCGTCCCTGCTGGCCGGGCAGGCCGACCGGGGAGTGGACTGCCACCTGGAGAGCTTCGGCGGCTGCATGCTCGGCCAGCTGTGCCCGCCGGGGCTGCTCGTCGCGTTGTCGGTGCTGGAGTGCCTGTTCTTCGCCGAGCACGGTGTGCGCAGCGTGTCGGCCAGCTACGCGCAGCAGACGAGCCCGGAGCAGGACGCCGAAGCGCTGTGGGCGATGCGGCGGCTGTGCGCCGAGGAACTGGCAGGCGTGGACCACCACCTGGTGCTCTACACCTACATGGGGCTGTTCCCCGAGTCCGCGGCCGGGGCGCGGGAGCTGGTCGCCGAGAGCGTCCGGCTGGCCGTGCGGACCGGCACCGAGCGGCTGATCGTCAAGACCACCGCGGAAGCGCACCGGATCCCGACCGTCGAAGAGAACATTTCGGCGCTGCAGCTGGCGCACGCGACCGCGCTGGCGGAACCCGCGCCGGCCGGGCCGCCGGGGGAGACCGAGGTGTACGCCCAGGCCCGGCTGCTGGTCGACGAGGTGCGCTCGCTCGCGCCGACGCTGACCGAGGCGCTGCCGGCGGCGTTCGAGCGCGGCCTGCTCGACGTCCCGTACTGCCTGCACCCCGACAACGGCGGCGAGACCCGCTGCGTGCTCGACGACGAAGGCCGCCTGCAGTGGTGGCACACCGGCCGGATGCCGCTGCCGCCCGCGCTCGGCGGCCGCCGCGGCGACGACCGGGTCAGCGCGACCCGGCTGCTCGCCGACCTGTCCTACCACCGCCGAAGGCTCGACCCGGTCCTGTCCTGA
- a CDS encoding type 2 lanthipeptide synthetase LanM family protein, giving the protein MLDPVIPPQPNPATTTLPPTWWAAGLTPHERRPGGTRPAWVDFAEAALSRESAAPRSALSRESADWRTAFAAVFRPFTDAVRVAIAGAAAGSPAVDAAPVADGCAAQLGHQLAGLAARTLVLELGRVRHKGILDGETPQARFADFVRRTSTPAGLTDLLHRYPVLARLAAQASLHAIAAATELLARFDADRVALAAFVGTDPGPLVEVSGGTGDAHQRGRSVRELRFASGARVVYKPRPLDLHAAFTALAGWLNPRVPGLELQTVDVLARPGYGWLRFVEHRPCADLTEVDRFYRRQGVLLALLHALDGTDVHFENIIAAGDQPVLIDIETLFQPVLPAESGESDPAAELLARSVHRTMLLPQMIVGEHGAVDISGLGGGRAAAPALERVDWLDAGTDRMRLVRVPGGIGTGVNRPTLGGVDVEPAEHGAALLAGFRAGYDAIAAGATEFAALLASCAGAGVRVLVRPTSFYTRLLDETTHPSLLADAAARDEAFGLLHDDSTDDVRRALVAAELTDLWAGDVPMFTGEPGSADVWDTEGNRLAGLLGTTPLASVRAKVAGMTTIDRRDQEWLISAALATRPAAETHAGSGVSDGILPSKTPEPAHLLSAACGVADAIIARACTADGRVNWVGLELVDEKYWTVLPMGGGLGEGYPGVALFLAQLAELTGIDRYRDLAGKAVSGLPSLVSALEADPDLAEAAGPGGLLGLGGVAYAAARLARLLDRPDLLDLCARTVAVMPAPTPRTSPRFTTGLAGGLVALRSVAAQTGMDLATVLAGAYAAELASRSIDPDLADPGFAHGAAGVDWALSGHPRETATLPPAKAATGHGWCSGLAGQVLAYADDPAVLGGLDEQVRRLAAQEPLRDLSLCHGETGITDVLGVLAETGHTGAEAALATRTGLLLTAVEQDGARCGTPDGVPSPGLLTGLAGIGYGLLRLGFGPRVPSALLLRPPTR; this is encoded by the coding sequence ATGCTCGATCCCGTGATTCCCCCGCAGCCGAACCCGGCGACCACGACGCTCCCGCCCACCTGGTGGGCGGCCGGGCTGACCCCGCACGAGCGGCGCCCCGGTGGCACCCGCCCCGCGTGGGTGGACTTCGCCGAGGCCGCACTTTCACGTGAAAGTGCGGCCCCCAGGTCGGCACTTTCACGTGAAAGTGCCGACTGGCGGACGGCGTTCGCCGCGGTGTTCCGCCCCTTCACCGACGCGGTGCGCGTCGCGATCGCCGGTGCCGCAGCGGGTTCGCCCGCCGTCGACGCCGCGCCGGTCGCCGACGGCTGCGCCGCGCAGCTCGGTCACCAGCTGGCCGGCCTCGCCGCCCGCACCCTGGTGCTGGAGCTCGGCCGGGTGCGGCACAAGGGGATCCTCGACGGCGAGACGCCGCAGGCGCGCTTCGCCGACTTCGTCCGCCGGACCAGCACCCCCGCGGGCCTGACCGACCTGCTGCACCGCTACCCGGTGCTCGCCCGGCTCGCCGCGCAGGCGTCGCTGCACGCCATCGCCGCCGCCACCGAGCTGCTGGCCCGGTTCGACGCCGACCGCGTGGCGCTGGCCGCGTTCGTCGGCACCGATCCCGGCCCGCTGGTCGAGGTCAGCGGCGGCACCGGCGACGCGCACCAGCGCGGCCGCTCGGTCCGCGAACTCCGGTTCGCGAGCGGCGCGCGGGTCGTCTACAAGCCGCGCCCGCTCGACCTGCACGCGGCGTTTACGGCGCTGGCCGGCTGGCTCAACCCGCGCGTCCCCGGCCTCGAGCTGCAGACGGTCGACGTGCTGGCCCGGCCCGGCTACGGCTGGCTGCGGTTCGTCGAGCACCGGCCGTGCGCGGACCTCACCGAGGTGGACCGCTTCTACCGCCGCCAGGGCGTGCTGCTCGCCCTCCTGCACGCCCTCGACGGCACCGACGTGCACTTCGAGAACATCATCGCGGCCGGCGACCAGCCGGTGCTGATCGACATCGAAACGCTGTTCCAGCCGGTGCTGCCGGCCGAGAGCGGCGAAAGTGACCCGGCCGCGGAGCTGCTGGCCCGCTCGGTGCACCGCACGATGCTGCTGCCGCAGATGATCGTCGGCGAGCACGGTGCGGTGGACATCTCCGGGCTCGGCGGCGGCCGCGCGGCGGCCCCGGCGCTGGAGCGCGTCGACTGGCTCGACGCCGGCACCGACCGGATGCGGCTGGTCCGGGTGCCCGGCGGCATCGGCACCGGCGTCAACCGGCCCACCCTCGGCGGCGTCGACGTCGAACCGGCCGAGCACGGCGCCGCGCTGCTGGCCGGCTTCCGCGCCGGGTACGACGCCATCGCCGCCGGCGCGACCGAGTTCGCCGCCCTGCTGGCAAGCTGCGCCGGCGCGGGGGTCCGCGTCCTGGTCCGCCCCACCAGCTTCTACACGCGGCTGCTCGACGAGACCACGCACCCGTCGCTGCTGGCCGACGCGGCCGCCCGCGACGAAGCGTTCGGGCTGCTGCACGACGACAGCACCGACGACGTCCGACGCGCGCTCGTCGCCGCGGAGCTGACCGACCTGTGGGCGGGCGACGTCCCGATGTTCACCGGCGAGCCCGGCTCCGCCGACGTCTGGGACACCGAAGGCAACCGGCTGGCCGGCCTGCTCGGCACGACGCCGCTGGCGTCGGTGCGGGCGAAGGTCGCCGGCATGACCACGATCGACCGCCGCGACCAGGAGTGGCTGATCTCCGCCGCGCTGGCCACCCGGCCCGCCGCCGAGACCCACGCCGGCAGCGGCGTCAGCGACGGCATCCTGCCGAGCAAGACCCCCGAGCCCGCGCACCTGCTTTCCGCCGCGTGCGGCGTCGCCGACGCCATCATCGCCCGCGCCTGCACGGCGGACGGGCGCGTCAACTGGGTCGGGCTGGAGCTCGTCGACGAGAAGTACTGGACCGTGCTGCCGATGGGCGGCGGGCTCGGCGAGGGCTACCCCGGCGTGGCGCTGTTCCTCGCCCAGCTCGCCGAACTGACCGGCATCGACCGCTACCGGGACCTGGCCGGCAAGGCCGTTTCCGGTCTGCCGTCGCTGGTTTCCGCGCTCGAAGCCGACCCGGACCTCGCCGAAGCGGCCGGGCCGGGCGGCCTGCTCGGGCTCGGCGGCGTCGCCTACGCCGCGGCCCGCCTCGCGCGGCTGCTCGACCGGCCGGACCTGCTGGACCTCTGCGCGCGCACGGTCGCGGTGATGCCGGCTCCGACGCCGCGGACGTCACCGCGGTTCACCACCGGGCTGGCCGGCGGCCTGGTCGCGCTGCGCTCGGTCGCCGCGCAGACCGGCATGGACCTCGCCACCGTGCTCGCCGGTGCGTACGCGGCCGAGCTCGCGAGCCGCTCCATCGACCCCGATCTCGCCGACCCCGGGTTCGCGCACGGCGCGGCCGGCGTCGACTGGGCCCTGTCCGGGCACCCGCGCGAGACCGCGACCCTGCCGCCGGCGAAGGCCGCGACCGGGCACGGCTGGTGCTCCGGCCTGGCCGGCCAGGTGCTCGCCTACGCCGACGACCCGGCGGTGCTCGGCGGCCTCGACGAGCAGGTCCGGCGCCTCGCCGCCCAGGAACCGCTGCGCGACCTGTCCCTGTGCCACGGCGAAACCGGCATCACCGACGTCCTCGGCGTGCTGGCCGAAACCGGCCACACCGGCGCGGAAGCCGCGCTCGCCACCCGGACCGGCCTGCTGCTGACCGCCGTCGAACAGGACGGCGCGCGCTGCGGCACCCCCGACGGCGTGCCCTCCCCCGGCCTGCTCACCGGACTGGCCGGGATCGGCTACGGCCTGCTGCGGCTGGGTTTCGGCCCCCGCGTCCCGTCCGCCCTGCTCTTGCGCCCCCCGACCCGCTGA
- a CDS encoding MFS transporter: MTEPSAADGGSTAGGGTTASEGGGTSKARALPAPFLGLVFAMGLSSFGDAVWLIALSVTLVGTAGPALAGLVLALGSLPKVITLLVGGAVADRTGARRVLIGTDLIRAGAMLGGAAAVLLAGPSLPLLAGLIVVMAVASAFFIPASDALRPNLLPPEHLVRGNAVYLAAVRGGQAAGGALGSWLAGLGGLVVVAAVNGVSFLVSAVAAGNTKTLAKAEPRERVKVRQLAKDVGEGCRYVAKRPALRAAMIVTGLLELSGAGPINLGLVLLGGNRGAGWLLTAMTLGASLAFVVSVKWPPREKAGRLATFGLAAQACCLALLATGNLAVGIAAFFALGLVAGLTALVLVSLAQRWSTKEMRGRVMSILALFTLAATPVGNLLIGVMVEALGVPLTMFAHAAVALVALALLVATPALGRAALTEEKKS; the protein is encoded by the coding sequence GTGACCGAGCCGTCCGCCGCGGACGGCGGCTCCACCGCGGGCGGCGGCACCACCGCGTCCGAAGGCGGCGGCACCTCGAAGGCGCGGGCGCTGCCCGCTCCCTTCCTCGGGCTCGTCTTCGCCATGGGGCTCTCCTCCTTCGGCGACGCCGTCTGGCTCATCGCCCTCTCCGTCACCCTCGTCGGCACCGCCGGGCCCGCGCTCGCCGGGCTCGTGCTCGCGCTCGGTTCGCTCCCCAAGGTCATCACCCTCCTGGTCGGCGGCGCCGTCGCCGATCGGACCGGGGCGCGGCGGGTGCTGATCGGCACCGATCTGATCCGGGCCGGGGCCATGCTCGGCGGGGCCGCCGCCGTGCTACTCGCCGGGCCGTCCCTGCCGCTCCTCGCCGGGCTGATCGTCGTCATGGCCGTCGCCAGTGCCTTCTTCATCCCGGCCTCCGACGCGCTGCGGCCGAACCTGCTGCCGCCCGAGCACCTCGTGCGCGGCAACGCCGTCTACCTCGCCGCTGTGCGTGGGGGCCAGGCCGCCGGTGGGGCGCTCGGGTCGTGGCTCGCCGGGCTCGGGGGGCTCGTCGTCGTCGCCGCGGTCAACGGGGTCAGCTTCCTCGTCTCCGCCGTCGCCGCCGGGAACACCAAGACCCTCGCCAAGGCCGAACCCCGGGAGCGCGTCAAGGTCCGGCAGCTGGCCAAGGACGTCGGCGAAGGCTGCCGTTACGTCGCGAAGCGGCCGGCGCTGCGGGCCGCCATGATCGTCACCGGGCTGCTCGAACTCAGCGGTGCCGGGCCGATCAACCTCGGGCTCGTCCTGCTGGGCGGGAACCGGGGCGCCGGCTGGCTGCTCACCGCCATGACGCTCGGGGCGTCGCTCGCCTTCGTCGTCTCGGTCAAGTGGCCGCCGCGGGAAAAGGCCGGGCGGCTGGCCACCTTCGGGCTCGCCGCACAGGCCTGCTGTCTCGCCTTGCTGGCCACGGGGAACCTCGCCGTCGGCATCGCCGCCTTCTTCGCGCTCGGCCTGGTCGCCGGCCTCACCGCACTCGTGCTCGTGAGCCTCGCCCAGCGGTGGTCGACGAAGGAGATGCGCGGGCGCGTGATGTCGATCCTCGCGCTGTTCACCCTGGCCGCCACGCCGGTCGGGAACCTGCTGATCGGCGTCATGGTCGAGGCGCTCGGCGTCCCGCTCACCATGTTCGCCCACGCCGCGGTCGCGCTCGTCGCGCTCGCCCTGCTCGTCGCCACCCCGGCACTCGGCCGGGCCGCACTCACAGAGGAGAAGAAATCATGA
- a CDS encoding glutamate synthase-related protein: protein MTALSAAGFPADQVRERARNGAAAVFPDASSYGTSLFGAASAAPADLLESARLVPPVFVPRRLEKLIELGREPLYGDVSLAASIGGFASSLPLYLSAFGSTQVAGAGLGAAASAQAARLGIPMVIGENVVPVHGHGRAGGPSAGTLLERLRAYGDAVPDGLGGVVVQQSTEDADAEVWNLVYSDPSAAPLLESGRLAFELKVGQGAKPGLGGMTLVDPAAAASLASLYSVDLSLGSSVLRSSSPGTFTPEILRQQIRLMRNNFPRAGVWVKLPPGRDVASAAAVAWEAGADAVTVDGAEGGSGWTPTSFGPVGLPLAECLTRIGTPAGCLLASGRMWEGTRVAKVIALGARAAGLGRAALLAVDTDPESGLVRFAEALALELRMLISALGQYQPDALTPEDVWFPGTPERVAHEVLS, encoded by the coding sequence GTGACCGCATTGAGCGCTGCCGGTTTCCCCGCCGACCAGGTCCGGGAGCGGGCCCGGAACGGTGCCGCGGCGGTGTTCCCGGACGCTTCTTCCTACGGGACTTCCCTGTTCGGCGCGGCTTCCGCTGCTCCCGCGGATCTGCTGGAGTCGGCGCGGCTGGTGCCGCCGGTGTTCGTCCCGCGGCGCCTGGAGAAGCTGATCGAGCTGGGCCGCGAGCCGCTGTACGGCGACGTCTCGCTGGCGGCGTCGATCGGCGGGTTCGCGTCTTCGCTGCCGCTGTACCTGTCGGCGTTCGGCTCGACGCAGGTGGCGGGCGCCGGCCTGGGCGCGGCGGCTTCGGCGCAGGCCGCCCGGCTCGGCATCCCGATGGTGATCGGCGAGAACGTCGTCCCGGTGCACGGCCACGGCCGGGCCGGCGGTCCCTCGGCGGGCACGCTGCTGGAGCGCCTGCGGGCGTACGGCGACGCGGTCCCGGACGGCCTCGGCGGCGTCGTCGTGCAGCAGAGCACGGAGGACGCGGACGCGGAGGTCTGGAACCTCGTGTACTCGGACCCGTCGGCGGCTCCGCTGCTGGAGTCCGGGCGGCTGGCGTTCGAGCTGAAAGTCGGGCAGGGCGCGAAGCCGGGGCTCGGCGGGATGACGCTGGTGGATCCCGCTGCCGCCGCTTCGCTCGCTTCCTTGTACTCGGTCGACCTCTCCCTGGGGTCTTCGGTGCTGCGTAGCAGTTCACCCGGGACGTTCACGCCGGAGATCCTGCGGCAGCAGATCCGCTTGATGCGCAACAACTTCCCGCGCGCCGGCGTGTGGGTGAAGCTCCCACCGGGCCGCGACGTCGCTTCGGCGGCGGCGGTGGCGTGGGAGGCCGGCGCCGACGCGGTGACGGTCGACGGCGCCGAGGGCGGTTCGGGCTGGACGCCGACGTCGTTCGGGCCGGTGGGGCTTCCGCTGGCGGAGTGCTTGACCCGGATCGGCACCCCGGCGGGCTGCCTGCTGGCTTCGGGCCGGATGTGGGAAGGCACGCGGGTGGCGAAGGTCATCGCCCTGGGCGCCCGCGCGGCGGGCCTCGGCCGGGCGGCGCTGCTGGCGGTGGACACGGACCCGGAGTCGGGCCTGGTGCGGTTCGCGGAGGCGCTGGCGCTGGAGCTGCGGATGCTGATCAGCGCACTGGGCCAGTACCAGCCGGACGCGCTGACCCCGGAGGACGTGTGGTTCCCGGGCACGCCGGAGCGAGTGGCGCACGAGGTGCTGTCATGA